A section of the Humulus lupulus chromosome 2, drHumLupu1.1, whole genome shotgun sequence genome encodes:
- the LOC133815716 gene encoding protein RALF-like 24 produces MLKLRGYPMILLYLALILIQTQFSVSNGVTVLDLNSLKMNEIDRMHQRVCSQKKVGDCLGDLEMDSEINRRVLAMQKRYISYETLKRDMIPCGRPGAPYYNCHVGPANPYSRGCEVISGCREILGGFLK; encoded by the exons ATGTTGAAACTCAGAGGCTATCCCATGATCTTACTCTACCTAGCACTGATTTTAATCCAAACCCAGTTCTCAGTTTCTAATGGGGTCACAGTTTTAGACCTAAACTCACTGAAAATGAATGAAATTGATAGAATGCACCAAAGGGTTTGCTCCCAGAAGAAGGTCGGAGACTGCTTGGGTGATCTGGAAATGGATTCAGAGATCAACAGAAGAGTTTTGGCTATGCAAAAGAGGTATATAAGCTATGAAACGCTAAAGAGGGACATGATTCCATGCGGTAGACCAGGTGCTCCCTACTACAATTGTCATGTTGGACCGGCCAATCCTTATAGTAGAGGTTGTGAGGTTATCAGTGGATGTAGAG AGATCTTGGGTGGGTTTTTGAAATAA
- the LOC133819875 gene encoding phloretin 4'-O-glucosyltransferase-like, which translates to MVQLLRFLVLAFPAQGCINPSLNLAKTLTRLVPGAQVTFVTSVHAHRLMTMNKGSSSSGYDSFSFAPFSDGFDDNFTPVNGERHLEEFRRHGWQAVGEILESGRKEGRPFTCLVYTFLLSWAADLAAEHNVPAAMFWMQPATVFNIYYYYFHGHREIVRDNSKNPSFSLSFPGVPLAITIKDLPSFMDESTANTYFIRLYQEMIEELEKENTNTKIVLANTFDELEPEAIRATGKLNVIGIGPLIPADQAENKSLFRGDLFKESSRDYIDWLNTKPKTTVVYVSFGSISVLSKQQMEEMAKALLEFGRPFLWVIREKSEEDDELSCREELEKLGMIVPWCSQMEVLSNESVGCFVTHCGWNSTLESLASGVPTVGFPQWVEQGTNAKLIEEMWKTGVRLKPNDEDGIVKSEEIKRCLELVLLGGKENGVEIVKNAKKWRNLVKEATREGGSSKKNFMAFLKNVMN; encoded by the coding sequence ATGGTACAGCTGCTGCGTTTCCTTGTTCTCGCTTTCCCGGCGCAAGGCTGTATCAACCCGTCTTTAAACCTCGCCAAAACGCTCACTCGCCTCGTACCCGGCGCACAAGTCACCTTCGTCACCAGCGTCCACGCCCACCGTCTCATGACGATGAACAAAGGATCATCAAGTTCCGGTTACGACAGCTTCTCGTTCGCCCCGTTCTCCGACGGCTTCGACGACAACTTCACGCCCGTAAATGGCGAACGCCATTTAGAAGAGTTCAGGCGCCATGGTTGGCAAGCCGTGGGGGAGATCCTAGAGTCCGGGCGCAAAGAAGGTCGTCCGTTCACTTGCTTGGTCTACACCTTTCTTCTCTCTTGGGCTGCCGACTTGGCGGCGGAACATAACGTTCCGGCAGCCATGTTTTGGATGCAACCGGCTACTGTGTTTAATATTTACTATTATTACTTTCATGGGCACAGAGAAATCGTTCGTGATAATAGTAAAAACCCTTCTTTTTCGTTATCATTTCCTGGTGTTCCACTCGCCATCACCATCAAGGACCTTCCTTCGTTCATGGACGAGTCAACTGCGAACACTTATTTCATCAGATTATACCAAGAAATGATCGAAGAACTCGAGAAAGAAAATACTAACACGAAAATTGTATTAGCAAACACCTTCGATGAGTTGGAGCCTGAGGCGATAAGAGCAACCGGTAAACTAAATGTGATCGGAATTGGGCCACTGATTCCGGCAGATCAGGCCGAGAACAAGTCTTTGTTTCGAGGTGATCTTTTCAAGGAATCATCTCGAGACTACATCGACTGGCTCAACACCAAGCCTAAAACGACAGTCGTTTACGTGTCGTTTGGGAGTATTTCGGTTTTGTCAAAGCAACAAATGGAGGAAATGGCTAAAGCGTTGCTGGAATTCGGTCGTCCGTTCTTGTGGGTCATCAGGGAGAAAAGTGAAGAAGACGATGAGTTGAGTTGCAGAGAAGAGTTGGAAAAGCTTGGAATGATAGTGCCATGGTGTTCTCAAATGGAGGTTTTGAGTAACGAGTCAGTTGGGTGTTTTGTGACTCACTGTGGCTGGAACTCGACGTTGGAGAGCTTGGCTTCTGGTGTTCCAACGGTGGGGTTTCCGCAGTGGGTGGAACAAGGGACAAATGCTAAGCTGATTGAGGAAATGTGGAAAACAGGGGTGAGATTGAAGCCCAACGATGAAGATGGAATCGTTAAAAGTGAAGAGATCAAGAGGTGTTTGGAGTTGGTATTATTGGGAGGAAAGGAAAATGGAGTGGAAATAGTAAAGAATGCAAAGAAATGGCGGAATTTGGTGAAAGAAGCTACGAGGGAAGGTGGTTCATCCAAAAAGAATTTCATGGCTTTTCTGAaaaatgttatgaattga